A single Uloborus diversus isolate 005 chromosome 7, Udiv.v.3.1, whole genome shotgun sequence DNA region contains:
- the LOC129225621 gene encoding dnaJ homolog subfamily C member 16-like gives MCNFTGFIMTYFLLIICAVVHIGFSLRDPYITLNVPKTSSLPEIKQAYKRLAREWHPDKNKGPEAESKFIEINKAYELLSDPERRRLFDRTGVTEDTPNFRQHADYSRFKRFDSDPFEHLFSQSGFNFQFKFNQGSFYHKHTITAKAYENHIIPNSNFQPYLILFYGEICFGCINAEPIWRKLVQELEPLGIGFAAIHAQQESSLTHKIGVSSLPYLIGVIDGRPVHYKDHQLSFIKVVDFCRRILPPRIVTSLTDSNIVDFLNGWHDNRIRVLIFSRAESVRLRYFILAFRFRNRAAMGHIALGMADTKMVTKKYNIQSKMESLLIFNEDISKPIATLSMTELSVQTMSDVIEANKFLLLPRLSSQVLFDQLCPAEAVRARKYLCVILITKNIKDHDPYRSVMRNFIQEIDLPNDRVKFMFIYEEKQKDFVKALSSGLGAPEDPILHVVLIWRKEHDLVKYQWLDHRWDITDNSINTTKDELNAAINRLMQSSETLPYDAKVSILADEHALSLFTRVLNRMVLIGDVLWDNITRQEVLPAVSVILSIGFIILVGYIMTYLVQLEEQNIQEKYQREGKQVPGMPNRSKPEYHLHIHELRGETYNGLVRLLKPGCRTIVLLLDSESKMKLLPIFYRSVYPYRRNKTLMFAFLMVEKNLEWYRRLLLQTLGENRELNINPKNCIGTVLSLNGHRKYFCVYHAKHAEQSWKKREGRMKKAENSTAGEFIGFEDSESENSDIEAAKTSMHDNDLYGNVVFEEHLLDGLSNWLDRLFEGSTQRYYIQFWPDNMK, from the coding sequence ATGTGTAACTTTACAGGTTTCATCATGACTTACTTTTTATTAATCATATGTGCTGTGGTGCACATTGGTTTTTCTCTTAGAGATCCATACATCACTTTAAATGTACCAAAAACTTCGTCTTTGCCCGAAATCAAACAGGCATACAAACGTTTGGCCAGAGAATGGCATCCAGATAAAAATAAAGGTCCGGAAGCGGAgtcaaaatttatagaaattaaTAAAGCTTATGAACTGCTTTCTGATCCTGAAAGACGACGTCTTTTTGATCGTACAGGTGTTACCGAAGATACTCCTAATTTTCGACAACATGCTGATTACTCACGATTTAAGCGTTTCGATAGCGATCCCTTTGAACACTTATTTAGCCAAAGtggttttaattttcaatttaaattcaaTCAGGGATCGTTTTACCACAAACATACCATTACAGCTAAAGCTTATGAAAATCACATCATTCCTAACAGTAATTTTCAAccatatttgattttgttttatgggGAAATATGCTTTGGTTGCATCAATGCAGAGCCAATTTGGAGGAAACTTGTGCAAGAATTGGAACCTTTAGGAATTGGATTTGCTGCTATTCATGCACAGCAAGAAAGTTCTTTAACCCATAAAATTGGTGTAAGCTCTCTGCCATATTTGATTGGTGTAATTGATGGAAGGCCTGTCCATTACAAAGATCATCAGTTGAGTTTTATTAAAGTAGTTGATTTCTGTCGTCGAATATTGCCACCTAGAATTGTGACAAGTTTGACTGATTCAAATATTGTAGATTTTCTTAATGGCTGGCATGATAATAGAATCAGAGTTTTAATATTTAGTAGAGCAGAATCAGTCCGTTTACGATACTTTATATTGGCATTTAGATTTCGTAATCGTGCAGCAATGGGTCATATTGCACTAGGTATGGCTGATACAAAGATGGTTACTAAAAAGTATAACATACAGTCAAAAATGGAATCTTTACTGATTTTTAACGAAGATATATCAAAACCAATTGCAACTTTAAGTATGACGGAATTATCTGTTCAAACTATGAGTGATGTAATTGAGGCAAATAAGTTCTTACTTCTGCCAAGACTGTCATCACAAGTTTTATTTGACCAGCTTTGTCCAGCTGAAGCTGTAAGAGCTCGTAAATACTTGTGTGTGATCTTGATTACTAAAAATATCAAAGATCATGACCCTTACCGTTCTGTAATGCGAAACTTCATTCAAGAGATTGATCTGCCCAATGATAGAGTGAAattcatgttcatatatgaagaaaaacagaaagatTTTGTTAAAGCGCTTTCATCAGGTTTGGGGGCACCCGAGGATCCAATTCTCCATGTTGTTTTGATATGGAGGAAAGAGCATGATCTTGTTAAATATCAATGGTTGGATCATAGATGGGACATAACTGACAACTCCATTAATACTACCAAAGATGAGTTAAATGCAGCCATTAATCGGTTAATGCAGAGCTCCGAGACTTTGCCATATGATGCTAAAGTTTCTATACTGGCCGATGAGCATGCCCTGAGTTTATTCACTAGGGTATTGAATAGAATGGTTTTGATTGGCGACGTTTTGTGGGATAACATAACTCGCCAAGAAGTCTTGCCTGCAGTATCAGTGATATTGTCAATAGGTTTCATAATATTGGTTGGCTATATAATGACATATTTGGTTCAATTAGAAGAACAAAACATTCAAGAAAAATATCAAAGAGAGGGCAAACAAGTACCAGGGATGCCAAACAGAAGTAAACCTGAATATCACTTACACATTCATGAGCTTCGAGGGGAAACTTACAATGGTCTTGTTAGGCTTCTTAAACCTGGATGTCGAACTATAGTGTTGTTACTTGATAGTGAATCTAAAATGAAGTTGTTGCCTATTTTCTACCGATCTGTGTACCCATATCGCAGAAATAAAACCTTGATGTTTGCTTTCCTTATGgtggaaaaaaatttagaatggtATCGCCGTTTGTTACTTCAAACTCTAGGGGAGAATCGGGAGTTGAATATCAATCCCAAAAATTGTATAGGTACTGTTCTTTCATTAAATGGACATAGGAAGTATTTTTGTGTATATCATGCTAAGCATGCTGAGCAAAGTTGGAAGAAGCGTGAAGGAAGAATGAAAAAAGCCGAAAATTCCACTGCTGGAGAATTTATAGGATTTGAAGATAGTGAATCTGAGAATAGTGATATTGAAGCAGCTAAAACAAGTATGCATGACAATGATCTGTATGGAAATGTAGTGTTTGAAGAACATCTTTTAGATGGTTTGTCAAATTGGTTAGATAGATTATTTGAAGGTTCAACACAGAGGTATTATATACAATTCTGGCCTgataatatgaaataa